Part of the Sylvia atricapilla isolate bSylAtr1 chromosome 1, bSylAtr1.pri, whole genome shotgun sequence genome, GGGCTAGTTTTGTCCTTTCCACATCactgaaaaacagttttcactCTCACTGAATCTGTTGTATAGAGCAAATCAATCTGCAATTCCACATTTCCTTCTTCCCATCTCATAAAGAGGAATAAGCCTGCTTTTTAAGGTATTACAGTAACTGAAGAACTGCAGAGATGGTAAGTTGTGCTTTTATTGATTATTTTGCAAATCATTCTTTACAAGGTTATACCAAAAGCACACAACCATTGAAAGAGGCACTTTGGCTTAGATTCAATTTTTGATGAAGCAAGCAGCTGAACATGCCTCAGTACAACCTATATAGGACGGCACAAGTGTTAcgaaaaatggcttttttgaCATCATTAATGTATACTTAACATTACAGCAAGGGCTTTACAGGGTATTTCCAATTATACATTCACCTTAAAATCAGCAGAAGTAAAACAGGAATGCCTGAAATTCTCTCCTAACTAGTGTAAGAATTTTCCTAATCCAAACCACAATGTCTATTccagctgaaatgaaattttgtattttaggtATATACAAGGCTACTAGGAGGAAAACtagtattattaaaaataattatatttacataatatataatgtataatatatatagtatataatatataataataaaactagtattattaaaaataataagctgcaagatgtatttttatgtgTCACCTGATAAACTGGATGAACAGTTTATCAGGTGACCTAGTGATAAAAAGTCTGCAATCCAAACTGATCACACCCCAGGGTACATACTTTTCCAAAACtggcacagaaagagaaaattgtgaaaataaaagtgtGAGAGATTACTGCCTGCTTTCTTAGTGTGGTATATTATTTCTTGTTTACTACAGCATTGCCTAGCTGATCTAACAGGTCACACATCCATGCAGAGTTGAACTCCTGATGTTAATAGAACCCTTCCTAACTGTTGCATGTATTACAAACCCATGCCAGGCAACCTTGTAGCAATTTTTGAACTGGAACAAGGCCCTGAGCTGCTACCAAAGCATCTCATAAAATGTTTGTAAACACTTGACCTTGTGCATTCTCTAACATCACAGCTAGAACAACTAAAATGCTTGATATTCACCTATTCTTGTAGTCTGGCTAAAAGCATTGTTCATTGTAAAATcaagaagtatttattttgataaattCCTCTTCTTACTAGCGTAACTTCAACTTctagtagaagaaaaaaaaagtatgtaaagttttatttattaccTTTGAAGTGAAACAGTTCAGCACCTTCTAAGCACAGGCCTGTAAAATTAACAGTGGTTTCAAATGTGTACTGATTTCTCCAAagtcttttggttttttgtttttttttcaaatgcgGTTGTTGAACTTTCTGTACGAAAATGTGCTAAAACAATAAGtttaataaaccaaaacaaaacaaaatgctaaGTAAAGAGATCTTGGAATCTAAACAGGTAAAATGAGAGCAACTCTAGCCTAGGCAAGATTCTAAAGGTCTGGAaaagtttctggttttgttcctaGTACTATTGATTAGGGTGGAGTTTTCACCAATTCTCAATAATTTTATCTGTCAGACtaatttggttttgcttctcaGTTTCTGAAAACTACCTGGAATGAGCTTCTGTGTACAGTCCTAGACACATTCCTGGAATAAGATGATAGTGAAAACTTTTTGGAGTCTTAGCAACTGTGACTTACATGTTTGTACTGTCATTTACAGGCCGATAGGCCTTAGCTGTTACTGGCGATGGATGAAAGCCACCCTGGTAAAACCTTTGAGGTCTTCCCAAAGGTTTACTTTCTGCATCCCAAGTCTATCTTCTCTTTATCCACAAAAAATtgttatttcaattattttgcCTGCAAATGCTAAGGCAGAAACATCAGAGACAGGAGGAAGGGCATAAGTAGATAAACTCTTGAAGATTTAGCAGAAgattttctgctaaaaaaaaagggatCCTGTTgcacagaagtatttttcactttcttttgtAGCAACAGTGTGGGGAAAAAGTTCTGTTTAGTGCTCTTCCCAGCTCATTTGGTTCCACGCTGCTGATTGGGCTGTTACTGCATATTCTCAACCACAGCAGCCtaagatgaaaagaaagatgaataGACAATTGCAGatgaaagggaggaaaatagATAACAAGGGAAAAGGGAGCTGTTCCTCTTGTACTGGAAAGCAAGATAACAACTGGAGAGACAGGcaggggaaagcagaaaaatgctcCTGTACTTTCAGCTGCCAGGAGACAAAGATTTCCAAAATATCCAGCCACTGAAAACCCTTTCCTTCATGGAAACAAAAACCACCTTGTGTGACATCTATACCACATCCTGTAAAGTAATTTATTCATACCTAAGTCACATTAAAACTCCAGTAAAGAGTACTGTAAAGCAAAATAAGTGACAGGCTTACTGAGATCTTTTATCCCCCACCAAACCACACAATGAGATTTACAATCAGAAAGACACCTGAGTGAATTTACTTTTGCTTCATAAAGCTTTCCTTCTAAAGGTCATTAAACTATTGTAAGAAAGAAATATGGGCCTGGTGTATGGACAGTGCTGGTTCCCAAATGCAATCAAATCCGTTCATGTAGATGTAGAAAAGATGCTGCAATTGCATAGtatgtttctttccttcagaaaactgTCATTCACCaagtttatattttcattatttattaagGAATACCCCACCActtacacaaaaataaataacaaatttaagaaaacattattGATATTATATGGCTCAATAGAGCAAGAATTTATTCTAGAGTGTGAATATCTGTAATACTAGTTActattgttttcctttcaggacACAGTTCTTCTGTCAGTAAAGCAACTGAGATAGTGATGGGAACTGTGTCTTTACAATGGAAGACAGATTCTGGCATaccagttattttaaaagaacactGGACTTGCTTTAATACCacacttctgaaaattattgggtttttttttttgtttgtgaaaaTTTATTGACTAACTAAAGTAGGATTCTGGATCTTCTATAAATAGAACGTCGTTATCAAGATACTCCAGAATTATATTTCCTCCATTGTACAGTGGATAGTCTTTATCAGATAGCCACGTTTCCAGTGTGTGCTCAAATGGCAAGGCTTCTCCAGAGGCAGTATGACATAATCTCAGTTTCTGGAAGACAAATAGCACTGCAATTAACACCAAGATTTGCCTATCCAAGATGAAAGAAGTGGGGTGGGAGAGGCACAAAAGGctaaagaaaaaaccaaaacacaacaacctGGAAAGTGTTTGTTATTGCTGACTTACCTGGGATGTTGATTTGTTGTTGTCATTTTTAAGGCTTGCTAAGGAAGCTGCAAAATCTACTACTTTGCCAATACTCCACTTACTGCAAAAGAACATgggtttgcttttctctttgttcccTTTTGgtaaaaatacttgaaagtAAATTCTTTCTGtctaaaaaacatgaaaaataaaccaaaaaatatcCACAGAAGAAACATATCATTCCAGTCATATACATCTAGTAAGTCTTTTTTAAGTAAAACTTAAaactttttcaagtttttcactaaaaaaaccttaaaacttCAGCCCCAAAATTAACaactgaaatttgttttattccatAAAGACAATTTCATATATAATGCAAAATATATATGAccaagatcatcaaatccaatCCTCTCCAGCTGCACGTGTGTATATATGACAGATAGTAAGTTCTTAAAGGTGGAGAGAACATCTTTTCCCACCAGTCCCACAGCACACTGTTATATACAGTCAGACATGAAAAGGTATCTGCCCTCGTGAGAAAAAGGTGAGTTTGAATAAGCGGTATTTGTTTTTGGCAGCAGTATAGTGTCTCAAACTGGAATGCAAAAGCAGTTAGAGCACTTCACTGTACTAGAAATGCCTGCTTCACAAACCAGCATTCAGATCGTGACCAGCTAATCCTTTATCCTGTGCTGTATCCTCCTTTTATGTACTAAACACTCTTTCTACATGACTGAAAGATTTGTTTAAGAAATTACAAGAGTTATCTATGAGGGAGAGATTCTGAAAGGGATTAGGGTAAAATATAGCAAGCATGACTGCTATATATTCATTGTTTAGGATCATCCTTGCTGAGTCAAAGCCAGAAACTATCAAACAAGACAGAAGTcttctttttaaaggatttatttATGCATTCCCTAGGAACATATGGAACTACCTCAACCATGTTCATAAAACTGACTCTGAATTTCAACCTGtgctttttccttgaaatttgAGTGTTCtccacacagaagaaaagagaatcaTGTCCTGGACCTATCCCTCgaaacatcagaaaaaattaGTAACTGGAGTAAATGGAGCAGTGGTTTCTTATGCAATTGTTAAGGTAAAATTGGAACTCCATTTTGTCTCCCTGCATTTCCCAAAACCAGCCAATGCAACCAGGCACCCTAAATACATTCTGTGAACTGCATTCAGGGGAACACCAACTGGGCTATTAAAACAATTGATGAAGAAACAATGCCAGGGCCTCACACAGGAGGTCATCTTTTCTAGGGACCAAATGGATTGTGGGCAGGAAATAAGCTCCCCGGTCCACTTGGTAAATTAATTATGTTGGAATTCTCCCTTGAACACCCAAGTAGTGGTGTTGCACCCTTCCTGGAGATAAAATAAGGAAGGCTTATGGAAAGCTTTGCTTGTGGTAGAGCTGATGGTCTTACCACTCTGGCAGGATTTAATCAACAGTTTGCTGACACTCCTATGCCCTCTGCTGTGCAGTTTGACAATGGCattcattataaaaaaaaaatccaggaacgGTAGGACAATCATGGAGTTGACTGGTGTTCCACCTGTTCTCAAAGTAATGGTGCAGTCAAGAAGTGGAATGGTCCACTTAAATGAGCTCTAGGGCAAAGTTCCCTTATGGGAAAATGGGGTAAAGCCCTACTTAAAGCTGTTTGACGTTTAAAATAACCAGCAGACACCCACCAGATGCCCAGTGGAAGCAGCTaattttcctgctctccaaCCACTAAAATGTCTAACAAACCCCCTACTGTCAGcccttctcttttttcaggGTGATAATGTTCTTATTAATTACCCCTATGAAGTTTAAAATACCTGTCTGTCCCTTTACTAACTCCCAAAATAAAGGGCACATGAAAAAATGTTCCTAAATGGGGTCTTTGTTTACTTTCCCTGAGGTTTGGATAATTCCCAAGAATGAGTAATTTCTTATCATTTCAGGAAATGAGTGAAACTTGGACAGATTTTTTGGCCTGAACAAACCTAGAGTATGCCCAAGGAATTATCACTTTACCTTAATAGAAACCCCAGCTGTAAAAAGATGGTCACAACACCGGCTGTGTTGTACTAACCATTATCTGTAcctccttcctctctgtttcAGGAATGGGATGATAATCATGTCATtcagtttatgaaaaaaatttctcaaaTGAGGTTTTTACAGACACAAATGGTGTTGTATATCAACACACTCAATCTTCAGATGCTAATTCTGGATGAGTAGCCCAACTTGCACCTGAAACATCTTGCTACCAATCTAAGTTGGCATACTCTACACCCTCAAAATTTGCGAACTCAAACTTTTAAGGTACATTCTTATGATAAGACTACATTGTCCACTTCAATGCCCCAACGTATTAATTCAGTCTGGGTGGAAAAACCAAGCAATTGCATGTTTCAGGGCTAGATGATCTGAAATACTGATACTGCTAGCCAAGTATTAAGATTTGACACTATCAGCAAAGGGTCCAGGTGATAATGAACCACAGGCTAAGATGTGCTATaaagctctgtgctgcactACTTACAAAATCGTGATTCTAGAAATCCTCTTCTAGTCTAATAATAAAATTCTGTGCTCTACTGATCATCGAATTCTGCTAAAATAATAAGCTTTAATACAACTTAGTGCTGTCATCTTTCTGTCAAGAATCCCCAAAAGACCCTGTTTATGTCTGCAGTGCTATgggacagccatggggaagGCAAATACATTTCTGctataaaataatagaatttcACTCCactgctccaaaccccacacagaCATAAGACTAGTGAGATTGCTTTTGGGTATCAGGCTGAAATATACATTTAAGGGATTGTGgtcatgaaaaattaaatccaaaacCAAGTTGAGGGAACTCCATGATGATCAAGCAATACAGAAAACTTTCCAGTTCCTTTGAGAATTCAGTTATTGAAAACAAACATCACTGACCTGAGGTAAGGACTTGTCTCCACATGCGtgcattttcagtttcattaaTGCCACTTTTGCTGCTGTCTCACTGTTTTTTGCTCCTTTACgttttttgcttttcacttcGTCACTTTTTTTAGAATCTGAGAACAATATTATTCCTGTTAGTGTGATCATTCTCAGAGTTTTCTGAGCATCTTATATGACATAGACCCACTTAGTCTGTTTGGTTTCATTGTATTGCCAAGGATCCCATCCCCTTTCATGTCTGTTCATATTCTCCCAAAGTCAGTATCAGAATTTTTAGTTCTAGCTGAATTCCTTTACATTGAAAGGTAGATGAACATTATCACCATGTAAACACAGGCTGCAAAAGCCAAACAGATACAAATTCTTAAGTTTCTAAACCTGTGGCCATCACAGTATTCATATGGCAACAATTTCAGGTCCTCCTTTCTACATATAACCCCACTGTCCAGCTGGGCAGCGCTGTTTATTCTCTTTCCCATCCTAAAGCTTGTTTAAAACCTGCAAAACATGGTAGAATCAGACTTTTCTGGCCATATTGATTGTGTAGGTGTGATCCCAGCAGATTGACATGCACATGAATTGATATGTAAATAATAATGGCTAGTTACAATTCATTATATTATAGTACTTGTAGAATGACAAGATAATAATTCTGAAAGAAACCTGCACCCTATTTGTTCTTTAGAGATTTTTCTTGTACTGTTGTTTTGGCTCAGTTTAGATGAACAGTATTAAATGCTAACATGTAAGTTCAGGGCTATTGAACCAAGGAACTCCCATTCTTTGTTCTTATTTGGTCAAACCTGGCCCCTCCAAGGAGTTCAGAAGCTCAAATagtgttctgaaaaaaatataagacaAAGAATATATATCCCTTTGTACTTGCC contains:
- the ZFAND1 gene encoding AN1-type zinc finger protein 1, producing the protein MAELEVGRHCGVPECRRLDFLPFVCDGCSGIFCLQHRSRDAHGCPEVNIRNSSVKPDQHRSYPCSYKDCNGKELLPVLCPYCEKHFCLRHRHQSDHECEKLDTPKPRMAATQQLVQHIIDSKKSDEVKSKKRKGAKNSETAAKVALMKLKMHACGDKSLPQTERIYFQVFLPKGNKEKSKPMFFCSKWSIGKVVDFAASLASLKNDNNKSTSQKLRLCHTASGEALPFEHTLETWLSDKDYPLYNGGNIILEYLDNDVLFIEDPESYFS